The Asterias rubens unplaced genomic scaffold, eAstRub1.3, whole genome shotgun sequence genome includes a region encoding these proteins:
- the LOC117306310 gene encoding 5-hydroxytryptamine receptor-like has translation MDSITVQTPVNIMAETNASSGVGFALPPGAPLEATLLSLATIMTVFGNFGTLAAFVSDPSLHQKPSNLLLVSLSVADLLMGLIVLPLRVVETALGYWPLKEELCMVEVFFADIALTVAIFTVTAISVDRYLLVAKDYSRYVALQSLTTVRITICSIWVLVLLSALLEMILWWTDALQNRAIVNFDFICLPPVKLDERFLYCIFIFGFFIPLLIILFCSIGFMHHLRKRLKGKIHANGDFGNTEMSASAASTAGRPRKTAWTTVTASPPRGSVVNNALAAPPPVNDGASTTSAANGQETRETRRKLTVKNRYLKPAITMAALLAVFTACTLPYLVIAAIITPICTYCIPYATRVHVANLMFANSCINPILYAVTQNKIRQFYRTHVFSFCLKRRR, from the coding sequence ATGGATTCCATCACTGTGCAGACACCTGTGAACATCATGGCCGAAACGAACGCCAGCAGCGGGGTCGGGTTCGCCTTGCCGCCGGGCGCACCCTTGGAGGCAACCCTCCTGTCCTTGGCGACAATCATGACCGTCTTCGGCAACTTCGGGACCCTCGCTGCCTTCGTGTCCGACCCGAGTCTCCACCAGAAGCCGAGTAACTTACTCCTGGTCAGTTTGTCCGTAGCTGACCTCCTGATGGGTCTCATCGTGCTGCCCCTACGGGTAGTGGAGACTGCCTTGGGGTACTGGCCCCTGAAGGAAGAGCTGTGTATGGTGGAGGTTTTCTTCGCTGATATCGCCCTGACTGTGGCGATCTTCACGGTGACGGCAATCAGTGTTGATCGATACCTCCTCGTAGCTAAAGACTACTCCAGATACGTCGCCCTCCAGTCCCTCACCACGGTCCGTATTACCATTTGTTCCATCTGGGTTCTGGTTTTACTAAGTGCGTTGTTAGAGATGATCTTGTGGTGGACCGACGCGCTACAGAATCGAGCCATAGTCAACTTCGACTTTATCTGCTTACCGCCGGTGAAGCTTGATGAAAGGTTCCTGTACTGCATTTTCATCTTCGGATTCTTCATCCCTCTTCTTATCATACTGTTCTGCAGCATCGGGTTCATGCACCATCTACGTAAGAGACTGAAGGGAAAGATTCATGCAAACGGAGACTTCGGCAACACCGAGATGTCTGCATCAGCGGCGTCTACGGCTGGCAGACCCCGCAAAACGGCTTGGACAACGGTCACTGCATCGCCTCCACGAGGGTCAGTTGTTAACAATGCCCTGGCAGCCCCTCCACCGGTGAATGACGGAGCGAGTACCACCTCTGCAGCCAACGGGCAGGAGACGCGTGAGACACGGCGTAAATTGACCGTCAAGAATCGCTACCTTAAGCCAGCAATCACGATGGCAGCACTGCTGGCAGTATTTACTGCGTGTACGTTACCGTATCTAGTCATAGCTGCTATCATCACGCCCATCTGCACATATTGTATCCCGTACGCCACTCGCGTCCATGTTGCTAATTTGATGTTTGCCAATTCATGCATTAATCCTATTCTATACGCGGTTACTCAGAATAAGATTCGACAGTTTTATCGCACCCACGTGTTTTCCTTCTGCCTTAAGAGACGAAGATAA